TGCCcctaatactattttatttataaaaaaataataaaattaattaattaaatacaattttaattaattatttatcgaaattattatttaaaatttaaataattgaaaacaaatatattaaaaataaaaatattatattaaatattcaaattagtttattaaaataacaattgtacatattcataatacattaacatagcaaatattcatattgttcataaaatttaacaataattaataataaaataaacctagTCTCCTAAATCAGCTGCCTCGTCCCCCTCCCTATTGTCTTCTTGTTGTGGTTGTTGCGGTGGCTGTGGTTGTGATTGCTGCGGTGGCGGCATCGGCCaaggatattggggaggtaatgtggacgatccagctccatacatgtagggatacaATGGCTGGGAGGACGGTGGAATCAGACACGGATAAGGTGTTGCTCCGTACATATATGGAGGTACCATATGTTGAGACGGCGCTGCCCCGTACATAGAAGGATGAGttggagctggaggttgagaagacgaAGCCTTAGAAATATTGTTACTATCAGGCATAGGCGGCATCTGAACGTTTGGTGGATGAAATGAAGGTACAAAATATTGAGTTAAGAAATTAACTTGATCAGTCAATTTCTGTAGATTATTCtccaatttttctatatattctcttgaaTGATGAGGAGGAGCTTGAGACTCGCTGGAGTGAGAGTGTTGGGTAGATGATGACCTCGACCCCGACCTCGACCTCGACCCCGACCCCGACCTCGACCCCTTCAATTTGCGGCCCACTCCTCGCACATGTCCACGCCTTTGGCCTAATACTTTTTGTAGCACCTCCACCTGATCAACTGATGACGGActatcattattagaagcatcagtggatgtttgctgagtttgtaactcaaaatcagccttcagtttttcatgttttcaaaaaatgttagacactaacattaaatataactctattaatattaaaaaatataattcaaacttacataatTTAGGCGAGCATCATCGTTCATGAAATCATTTGTTGCTTTCTTCCAATGATAATCCTTCCATGACTCAATGAGGTTCGGGTTCgtctaaaaaatataacccaaatgttagagaacatataatttaaaagaacataattttgataatattttatcttttacttACTTTTTCAAAACGGACGGCTGCCAGCGATTTTTTACCCTGCGTTGTAGAATACTTTTGTTTCTTCCGATTTTCCTTATTCTTTACGGAGCGCGCAATAAATTGTGGACTTGTAAGTAACTGACAGATCTGCTTCCACTCCTCCTTGTTAACATCATTGGTTGGGTTGTTTAGAATCTTATCCCAATCCTCCAGTCCATTGTAGTGTTTCTCAAAGTGTTCGTGTCTTAGTGTTTTCCTATTACGGTATCGGTCTTTCATCTCTCGATCGATACCATCTAAACACTTTAAGAAATCCTCGCGGCCCGCTATTTGATAATAGTACtaaattgaaaattaaacatattaataatatatgtactatattaaagacaacttttcaaaaaatatatttaatactatTTTTACCTGAATTATGCCAAGGACTTGATCCTTGAATTGTTTAGGCACTAATTCCCATGAACCGTAATGTCCGGGAACTTTCGTTTTAATTTGGGTTCCCACAAGGCGGACAAAAGCAGCGTGCTCGCCCCCAACAACCTTGTACGTTTGTGGGCAAAACGCTACTTCCAATGGTTTTCCATTTTTACGCCGCCTATCCTCTAGATCTTTTCCAATAGCTGCGCCACGACCCTTTTTCTTAGTTGGGATTcctgtatttttttattaataatacatagaatattagtatatacatgataaacatatgtgagtaaataaaataacaaaaaaattacctgACTCGCATGTagtcgggatcctagtaggatctGGTGGAGGATCACCGCCAGCGTCTCCACTTTGAGCTCTAGCCACATCTGCTGACATCTACTAACACGACAGTAATTTAAcctatctattttaatatttaattataatttataattaatttattgagtattatttcaattgattaggtaatttgaaacatgctatttggaaacgaactttttatttctcaatatgtataatacattgaacactagatacaaaactaagtagaatagtcactatcctcactaattacatcaacatctattgggcacacatcatcagtattatcatcactaaggtcgacaattaattcatcctcatcttctgcttcttctacACTGTCTGCCATATCATCTTCATTGTCATTAATAAATCTATCATCTTCTTGAACAACTAAAGAAGGTCGATGGGCCGTGTTGACTTGAGTCGCTGGTACATCAGATTGCTGAACAACCAACTCTCTGAGATCCATAGTCAAAACAAAATTCGATGAGttggtgtcatgtacaacatcaacatcagcaATCATATCTGAAGCATCTGGAAAGTCCTAAACTTGCCGATGATTCACTTCTTGGACAACTTTCCAATCTCGTCCTCTAACGAGATCATCGATGTAgaatacttgttttgcttgactagctagtatgaacggttcatctttataccattcaccgctaacattgatactagtaatattatttacagtgatggttttctttttttttcggatctgtattgaaccatttacatcgaaataataccaccgaataagaaccagtaaaagacagctggagtatttcttcaagttgcccgtaatagttaaaaccttctgttccagcaacacacactccactattttgtgtaattCGATTCTGATCTCGATTGTATGAAACAAATCGAACTCcgttcactatacatgcttggtAGGAGTAAGCCAatagatctgacccagatgctaaagctagtaattcatcagcatgctctaatgacccaagctggtgcaagtcatatatctaataataaagaaatatattagaatgAGAATGTAATTTGTAGTATGCAATTTTCTAagtacaagttaccttcttatgaaaccatgaacGAAACTCTTTCTTATGTATCAATTTATGATTGGCAGCCATATCTCTTTGTTGCACCTCAGTTAGGTGTTccttgttaattaattaacaatgtcaatattgttaattaaagagtagattgaacaaagaataaaatgaatattaattatgtacttactctaaatacacttcagtttctggagaattatccaatatgaaccactcagctttaTTCCGAGTATTTTCATCGAGGGGCACGGGAATTCCCTTACTAAGAGGACGAAATTGAGATTCAAACACTGTGAGGTGTCGATTCACATACGGTGCATCTTCGTTACGATCAGGctgattaaattttgtttccacacctttgaaatacattgaacaaaatgtcaaagcctcatctgcaacatatcctTCTACTATAGatccttcaggacgagctttattcctgacatagttttttaattttttcatgtatctttcaaaaggatacatccacctcataaatacaggTTCTCCCAACATTGCTTCATCAGGCAAGTGCAAAACCAGATGGATCATTATGTCAAAGAATGCTGGagggaaaatcaactccatcttgcataaaATAACAATCAAGTCATCCTTAGCTATCTCCATATCAGAAACGTTCAGTGTCTTAGAGCACAATTGtttgaagaaattacacaattcagtgatggtagtggatatagattctggtaaaacttgcgaacacctactgcaagtaatcgttgcattatcacatgacaatcatgggacttcaacccaacaatgtttgagtcattgtctgtgacttttttctttagattagaacaaaaaccatcgggcaacttcactcctttcaaaaattgacaaaaatctcGCCTCTGTTCAAAAGTGAACACGTATGGAGCATGCGGTTTCATTAACCTTTTATTGGCATCCTCGTAAATCCACAACGATTTCCTAACCCTCATATTCTTTAAATCATGTCTTGCGTtagtggtgtctttagatttatcattatctaacaaagtcccaaggatactgtcgcacacattcttctcaacatgcatcacatctaggttGTGTTTTAATTGATTTGAACTCCAGTAATCAAGTTCatagaaaatactttttttcctccaattactttcCCCTGCACCTCGCTTGCGCTTCACCCCCCCAAATCTGTCATATTTACCAGACACTTGAAGCggtaaagcattgacttgatcTAAAACTTGTTGACAAGTAAACTGTTGTGGAGGATTTCTTTTCTCAACTTTGCCATCAAATTCCTTGTCCCTTCTATACTTATGATTACTCCTCAAGAATCGCCTATGACCGACTTAcgatgtcttaccaatcactcgaGTGGAAGTGGTGTCTTCATTGCACGTTGGACATGCTTTATACCCTTGCCCGCTCCAACCAAACAAGCTACTACGAGCAGGGAAATCGTTAATTGTCCACAGAAGGGCTGCACACATCTTGAACAATTCATTCCTTGTGCCATCTCTTGTGTCGACCCCGTTAATCCACAATTGttttaactcatccaccaagggtcttagaaatacatccatgtctttaCCCGGTGATATTGGCCCAGGAATAAGCAAAGTTTGCATAAAATACTCTTCCTTCATGCATAGCCAAGGGGGGAGATTGTAGTTCGTCaaaatcacaggccacatgctgtatgataAGCTCATGTTGCCAAAAGGATTAAACCCATCAGCAACCAAGCCTAGACGAACATTTCTAGGATCTTTTGCAAAATCAGGATGGGTGGCATCAAAGTCTTTCCATGCAGACCTGTCAACCGGATGACGCATCACTCCATCTTCTATTGATCtcccagtatgattccataacatgtcattagctgtatgtcttgaactgtacattcactttaatctgggagtcaatggaaagtaacgcatcaccttgtatGGAACCTTTTTCCCtttcttcttttcattgacccatcggctactcccacacacatgacatgaatctttgcttgcatgctcattataaaataaggaACAATCATATTTACACACATGGATTGATTGATATCCCAACCCTAACTTACTCAGCTTCTTTTTCGCCTCATAGTGTGTTGggggaattttattatctttcggaaatgcaaattttagtaacttcaacaattcatcgaaagagttatttggccacttccctctaactttcaaatgcatcaaCTTCGCCAAAATGTTTAaggatgatatccaatcacaacccggatacaactcagcttcaatctcgtcgaacaactcgtcataatactgtccCATTCGACTGCCAGACACACCATCTACTTCCTCTGCATTTGTCGGTAAGAGGAAATCATCAACGACATCAACCATCTCGTCTACATCTTCATTCTCCTCAACTACCTCATTGGCGACACTAGCTTCCACCTCACCGTGGTAAACCCACTTTTGATAACTTTGTTGAAAACCCTTGTCAAAGACATGAGCCTCCACTGTATCTATAGTTTGTAGTTTAACATTCAGGCACCTCACACATGGGCATAAAATTCTCCCGTCACAGTCTACGTGTTCTTTTGCCATTCCCAAGAAGGCTTGGAGACcgttccaataagcatcacagtTACACTTCCTTAATGCTGTCCAACTCTTATCGATCGGCATCTACGATAcaagaataaacaataattaaaacttattgactatgtgtgtgtgccctaatccaccttttcactccacttctataagggtaaagaacctatcccattcagatttgtagtatacatataatttaatctacactcttaaaattgtttcgtttatgtaaaaatttcggcagcacctccctatagttctcataagtgggcagactaaaattaagtttgcccacttacgagaacaaataaggagacacatATTGAAATCTCTATTAACGGAACAATAAAATGAGTACTAG
The Humulus lupulus chromosome 6, drHumLupu1.1, whole genome shotgun sequence DNA segment above includes these coding regions:
- the LOC133783947 gene encoding uncharacterized protein LOC133783947 gives rise to the protein MAANHKLIHKKEFRSWFHKKIYDLHQLGSLEHADELLALASGSDLLAYSYQACIVNGVRFVSYNRDQNRITQNSGVCVAGTEGFNYYGQLEEILQLSFTGSYSVVLFRCKWFNTDPKKKENHHCK